In one Musa acuminata AAA Group cultivar baxijiao chromosome BXJ2-5, Cavendish_Baxijiao_AAA, whole genome shotgun sequence genomic region, the following are encoded:
- the LOC135612465 gene encoding protein TIME FOR COFFEE-like isoform X3 — MERNREARRGTIPAAAANGVGVGVGGGGLSRRRQRNNSGFRDSPEKDGRMEMPETSRLRDRGVKKDRDRDRSGRSKRRRGDRLLHGSNRDRDDAEESSEESIDQDEDDEDEDLSVPVRLPPSSPPLLNPLAASSPQQNNHHHQHQQQSRKTFPPKVVKWKADEMIGFTVPRKARSAATKRTHEMAPVLGAGGGGGGGEQITQQTSISPSRLSPASTSQLSPSSSNGSLRKKMKPISGAKHRPPKISKSASLSQDEIEIEVAEVLYGMTRQFESLAEQDSHKLEPRDVDGGSGNETKSRVSSPSSMSPSPAALPSSNLHSIPTPLPTIAPKRKRPRPVKFDEEGPTSPVPSIAKVDSDNQIKTEASSPRLEKNVAFNSLKNGGGSIDVLASQDGLSVVQQQESAKKEKNKIQDLHPLTTVSNIGDKMENKQELVSPVKGSARTDLDATKISLDNLKEKLKIDLMAPPPGKLSPERDDFEPEQKPQGTFVEMASKVNKDKAEAKPAESTLMRDDRQIEKSAQKDIDLKKQVVITQNLDLQVDLGKPKKDDSGFDKVQIHRQQVKDSKVEPKQEKSASASSLHMPLTVGTWPGVFPPFGYMGQVPSVQAVVATDRNADPSGSLQPPAFLQMHPRPKRCARHCYVAQMISNHQKFARMNCFWTAAAGATPLYGAKPYNPNMVPPSDAAIPINPMQGSFPGANMGALQDTKGTPELTSYMGNISQEKMQIMDTAQRKPLILQQMPQSGSANNTPQATAASSRPGAAKASVGSGAEVRASGALNSAVGSCGGGGSANPVNMSFASLPPNEAQYLAFLQNNVYPFPIPAHITGAPSFRGTSNPQAMPFFYPPHMLHPSQIRPQQQQQPAGPLPHVQQSHQSPITLSGPSLQKHLQQLHHVGGGGSGAAGASSNGFPAINQQQGLLSQHARPKECNKDMEDNLPTANAARKMCNNGVHRDKQPINHQAQQKQNMMVELTPPQAFTIPFASFGGSGTAIPGFDFSSVAQNHAITHSLPEMSKHGYHQIGTAAVAAGAQATEQKVHQVSEDGKSVARELMNTNVSGEEGRKIMTVSKGPQHSLSFAKGDGESSISSVLNNSIIDISSRSVNPIQSPANGSRSADRSAGTATTTTLVPNSQPQQQHLIHLQQQQLQMQHHPVSSRSKPSASSNNTNIHPESLPGGSTIAKFPHALTGFSQALGQGGSPIQWPQGKTSAGRGVDPSAVTPTQVMMNNVLQLQGRTTQQPFPAQSHQTQISFGMNSNKVVPPGGQHLSGACGSPSPSSATIAVGSPSSSVSKSAGGSPSASASIKPSPQTSAVLLHQQSSVKQSASSSSSKSITMGNPNVLPILGHPQKVPPPAPSSNSKLQQQPQQPKQQAFSEGQLFFSNSHMQQVQCAQSGGSAPIAAQYYQKRQSESQTRQSQQQQQQSSTLSSTGMLSLCAPSALTLAGVSATSDPAKAMAAANSMKGLPPPSFFNATPLAAAAQSASGSPRHPMSAAFTYMSMPPFSMKPSTDHKPGSDNLQACWQPEKR; from the exons ATGGAGAGAAATCGTGAAGCTCGGAGAGGGACCATTCCGGCGGCGGCGGCCAACggcgtcggcgtcggcgtcggTGGAGGAGGGTTGTCGAGGAGGAGGCAGAGGAACAACAGCGGCTTCAGAGACTCTCCTG AGAAGGATGGAAGGATGGAGATGCCGGAGACGTCAAGGCTGCGGGATCGAGGGGTGAAGAAAGACCGGGATCGGGACAGATCTGGCCGGAGCAAGAGGAGGAGAGGGGACAGGTTGCTCCACGGGAGCAACAGAGATAGAGATGACGCCGAGGAAAGCTCCGAGGAGAGCATCGACCAAGATGAGGACGATGAAGACGAGGACCTGTCCGTCCCCGTCCGGCTACCACCGTCCTCGCCCCCTCTTCTAAATCCTTTGGCGGCTTCGTCGCCACAGCAGAACAACCATCACCACCAACACCAGCAGCAGTCGCGGAAGACGTTTCCGCCTAAAGTCGTGAAGTGGAAGGCAGATGAGATGATCGGTTTCACGGTACCGAGAAAAGCTCGTTCAG CAGCTACAAAAAGGACACATGAAATGGCTCCAGTTTTAGGAGCTGGAggtggcggcggaggcggagAGCAGATCACCCAGCAAACATCCATTTCTCCGTCGAGGCTGAGCCCCGCTTCCACCTCCCAACTCTCACCGTCTTCTTCCAATGGCTCCCTTCGGAAAAAGATG AAGCCGATCAGCGGAGCCAAGCACCGGCCGCCAAAGATATCCAAATCGGCATCTTTGAGCCAAGATGAGATCGAGATCGAGGTCGCCGAGGTTCTGTACGGGATGACGAGGCAATTCGAGTCTCTTGCGGAGCAGGACAGCCACAAGCTGGAGCCACGGGATGTGGATGGCGGGTCGGGCAATGAAACTAAATCGAGAGTGTCGTCACCAAGCTCAATGTCACCatctccggcagcacttccgtcaTCCAATTTACATTCCATTCCTACTCCGTTGCCTACTATTG CTCCGAAGAGAAAAAGGCCGAGACCTGTGAAGTTTGACGAAGAAGGCCCCACAAGTCCAGTGCCTTCCATTGCCAAAGTGGATTCAGATAACCAGATTAAAACAGAGGCTTCATCGCCAAGATTGGAGAAGAATGTTGCATTTAATTCCCTAAAAAATGGCGGTGGGTCCATTGATGTTTTGGCCTCTCAGGATGGGTTATCCGTTGTACAACAGCAGGAGTCAGCAAAGAAGGAGAAGAATAAGATTCAGGATTTGCATCCATTGACAACAGTCTCAAACATTGGGGACAAAATGGAAAACAAGCAAGAGCTCGTTTCACCTGTCAAAGGATCTGCTCGGACTGACTTGGATGCTACAAAGAT ATCCTTGGATAACCTGAAGGAGAAGTTGAAGATTGATCTGATG GCACCTCCTCCAGGAAAGCTGTCTCCAGAGAGGGATGACTTTGAGCCAGAACAAAAGCCACAGGGCACATTCGTTGAAATG GCATCAAAAGTGAACAAGGATAAGGCAGAGGCAAAGCCTGCAGAGAGTACATTGATGAGAGATGATAGACAGATTGAGAAGTCTGCTCAGAAAGATATTGATCTGAAGAAGCAAGTAGTAATCACACAGAATCTTGACCTTCAAGTTGATTTGGGAAAGCCGAAGAAAGATGATAGTGGCTTTGACAAAGTGCAAATCCACAGGCAGCAAGTGAAAGATTCTAAAGTAGAGCCTAAACAAGAGAAGTCTG CATCGGCATCCTCGCTCCATATGCCATTGACTGTTGGAACTTGGCCAGGGGTTTTTCCTCCCTTTGG GTACATGGGTCAAGTTCCATCTGTGCAAGCTGTTGTTGCTACTGATAGAAATGCAGATCCTTCGGGTTCCTTGCAG CCACCAGCCTTTCTTCAAATGCATCCCCGACCAAAGCGCTGTGCTAGGCATTGCTATGTCGCACAGATGATATCCAACCACCAGAAGTTTGCACGGATGAATTGTTTCTGGACTGCTGCGGCTGGAGCTACACCTTTGTACGGGGCCAAGCCATATAATCCTAATATGGTTCCACCTTCAGATGCTGCTATCCCTATAAATCCCATGCAGGGAAGCTTTCCAGGGGCTAACATGGGTGCATTGCAAGATACCAAGGGGACACCAGAGTTAACATCATATATGGGTAATATCTCACAGGAGAAAATGCAAATCATGGATACTGCCCAGAGAAAGCCACTAATTCTCCAGCAGATGCCTCAGTCTGGATCAGCAAACAACACTCCG CAGGCCACAGCTGCTTCCAGTAGGCCTGGGGCAGCAAAAGCTTCTGTGGGCTCTGGTGCTGAGGTGCGGGCATCTGGTGCCTTGAATTCTGCTGTGGGGAGCTGCGGGGGTGGTGGGTCAGCGAATCCAGTGAACATGAGCTTTGCTAGTTTGCCTCCTAATGAAGCTCAGTACCTGGCTTTTCTTCAGAACAATGTGTATCCTTTTCCTATTCCTGCCCATATTACAGGGGCTCCATCATTTCGAGGAACAAGTAATCCTCAAGCAATGCCCTTCTTCTACCCTCCTCACATGCTTCACCCATCACAAATAcgaccgcagcagcagcagcaaccagCAGGGCCACTACCTCATGTTCAACAGAGTCACCAGAGTCCAATCACTTTGAGCGGGCCTTCCTTGCAGAAACATCTGCAGCAATTACACCACGTTGGGGGAGGTGGTTCTGGTGCTGCTGGTGCAAGTTCTAATGGTTTTCCAGCCATTAATCAGCAACAGGGCCTCCTGTCTCAGCATGCTCGTCCCAAGGAGTGCAATAAGGACATGGAAGATAACCTTCCCACTGCTAATG CTGCTAGAAAAATGTGCAATAATGGGGTTCATCGTGATAAGCAGCCAATTAATCATCAGGCACAACAAAAGCAGAACATGATGGTAGAGCTTACACCACCTCAAGCTTTTACAATACCCTTTGCATCCTTTGGTGGGTCTGGAACTGCAATACCAGGTTTCGACTTCTCTTCCGTGGCACAAAATCATGCCATTACACATAGCCTCCCAGAAATGTCTAAACATGGCTACCACCAGATTGGCACAGCTGCAGTTGCTGCAGGTGCTCAAGCGACAGAACAGAAGGTCCACCAAGTGTCAGAAGATGGGAAATCTGTTGCCAGGGAGTTGATGAACACAAATGTGAGTGGTGAAGAAGGTAGAAAGATTATGACTGTAAGCAAAGGTCCACAGCATTCTCTTTCATTTGCAAAAGGAGATGGTGAATCTTCCATCTCATCTGTTCTCAATAACAGCATCATTGATATCTCTTCCCGGTCAGTAAACCCCATTCAATCTCCTGCAAATGGCAGTAGATCTGCTGACCGTTCTGCTGGCACGGCTACAACTACAACTCTTGTTCCCAACTCCCAACCACAGCAACAACATCTAATTCATCTTCAGCAGCAACAGCTGCAGATGCAGCACCATCCTGTATCATCTCGTTCAAAGCCCTCAGCCTCAAGCAACAATACTAATATCCATCCTGAGAGTCTGCCTGGAGGTTCTACCATTGCTAAGTTCCCTCATGCTCTAACTGGCTTTTCTCAGGCTCTTGGACAAGGTGGCAGCCCGATCCAGTGGCCTCAGGGCAAGACATCTGCTGGAAGAGGTGTGGATCCTTCTGCAGTCACACCTACTCAGGTGATGATGAACAATGTTCTCCAACTGCAAGGCAGAACAACCCAACAGCCGTTTCCCGCCCAAAGCCACCAAACCCAGATTTCATTTGGCATGAATTCAAATAAAGTGGTACCTCCAGGGGGTCAACATCTCTCTGGAGCTTGTGGAAGTCCATCTCCATCATCTGCCACTATTGCTGTTGGATCGCCCTCAAGTTCAGTCTCCAAGAGTGCTGGTGGGAGCCCAAGTGCATCTGCAAGCATAAAACCCAGTCCTCAAACCTCTGCAGTTTTGCTTCATCAACAATCAAGTGTAAAGCAATCGGCATCAAGCTCTAGCTCAAAATCAATAACTATGGGTAACCCAAATGTGCTACCCATTCTTGGACACCCCCAGAAAGTTCCTCCGCCTGCCCCCAGCTCTAACAGTAAGCTGCAGCAGCAGCCTCAGCAACCAAAGCAGCAAGCTTTCTCCGAGGGCCAGCTGTTCTTCTCTAATTCGCACATGCAACAGGTCCAATGTGCTCAATCCGGTGGTTCTGCTCCCATTGCTGCTCAATACTATCAAAAGCGCCAGTCTGAATCACAAACACGACAGtctcaacagcagcagcaacaaagcTCAACATTATCTTCCACTGGGATGCTTTCCCTTTGTGCCCCCTCCGCACTTACACTGGCTGGTGTTTCCGCCACATCTGATCCTGCAAAGGCCATGGCTGCGGCCAACAGCATGAAGGGTCTGCCTCCACCTAGCTTTTTTAATGCGACTCCGCTGGCTGCGGCTGCTCAGTCTGCCTCTGGCTCTCCTCGCCATCCAATGTCTGCTGCATTCACTTATATGTCTATGCCACCATTTTCCATGAAGCCATCGACTGATCACAAACCTG GAAGTGACAATTTACAAGCCTGTTGGCAGCCTGAGAAGAGGTAA